A genomic window from Streptomyces sp. NBC_00234 includes:
- a CDS encoding MerR family transcriptional regulator, protein MRIGDAAAAAGTTPRALRFYEERGLLPPPSRSATGQRQYGPRDVARIRVIRVLLSQGLTVEDVHSCADRLDLLLEDPQRRCGTFGDVGGADVGGPDVGGPDVRGADGCGADRGGAGVVERRLAVLDAEIARLTRLREQLAARAVHKEPRSPDARGHQLDGGAAGGLPSIRV, encoded by the coding sequence ATGCGGATCGGGGACGCGGCGGCAGCGGCGGGGACCACGCCGCGGGCGCTCAGGTTCTACGAGGAACGGGGGCTGCTGCCCCCGCCGTCACGCAGCGCCACGGGGCAGCGCCAGTACGGCCCGCGCGACGTCGCCCGGATCCGGGTCATCCGCGTGCTGCTGTCGCAGGGCCTCACCGTCGAGGACGTACACAGCTGCGCGGACCGGCTGGACCTGCTGCTGGAGGACCCCCAGCGGCGCTGCGGAACGTTCGGGGACGTGGGCGGGGCTGACGTGGGCGGGCCAGATGTGGGCGGGCCAGATGTGCGCGGGGCGGACGGGTGTGGTGCGGACAGGGGTGGCGCCGGAGTCGTGGAGCGCCGCCTCGCCGTACTCGACGCGGAGATCGCCCGACTGACCCGGCTGCGCGAGCAACTCGCGGCCAGGGCCGTGCACAAGGAGCCGCGGTCCCCTGACGCCAGGGGGCATCAACTCGATGGAGGGGCCGCGGGCGGCCTGCCTAGTATCCGGGTGTGA
- a CDS encoding MDR family NADP-dependent oxidoreductase — MTAVLPLPRTSREVQLAAVPGGLPRPEHFRLVRKPVPRPGEGDVLVRNRYFQVFPALRTVIGGGVEGAPFPGLLPGDTLFGAAVGEVVEAGGADGPQVGELVSHWLGWREFAVVPAGGYTRLDDTLPDPVAHLSQGPLAYAALTRGAELRPGETVFVSGGAGAVGSMAGQIARLLGAGRVIGSTGSPAKAERMTSDLGYDAVVLRDDARSTAARLAEAAPDGIDVLIDMVGGEQLRAAIGVARPGARFALVGALSGQLSERGSGTTAPVEIDSFQLVVKRITLRGISGLDHPEAHAEWNRRFGPLLRSGEITFPHVRIAGMDRAAQALHEVMVGQHLGAVVVEL, encoded by the coding sequence ATGACCGCCGTCCTTCCGCTGCCCCGGACCTCCCGGGAGGTCCAGCTCGCCGCCGTGCCCGGAGGGCTCCCGCGCCCCGAGCACTTCCGCCTCGTCCGGAAGCCCGTGCCGCGGCCGGGCGAGGGCGACGTGCTCGTGCGCAACCGGTACTTCCAGGTGTTCCCCGCCCTGCGTACGGTGATCGGCGGCGGAGTGGAAGGGGCACCCTTCCCCGGGCTGCTGCCCGGGGACACGCTGTTCGGGGCGGCCGTCGGCGAGGTCGTGGAGGCCGGCGGGGCGGACGGACCGCAGGTCGGTGAGCTGGTCTCGCACTGGCTCGGCTGGCGTGAGTTCGCCGTGGTGCCGGCCGGCGGATACACCCGGCTCGACGACACGCTGCCGGACCCGGTCGCTCACCTCTCCCAGGGGCCGCTGGCCTACGCGGCGCTCACCCGGGGCGCCGAACTCCGGCCCGGTGAGACGGTGTTCGTCTCGGGAGGCGCCGGTGCGGTCGGATCCATGGCGGGACAGATCGCCCGTCTGCTGGGCGCGGGCCGGGTGATCGGAAGCACCGGTTCGCCCGCGAAGGCGGAACGTATGACGAGTGATCTCGGATACGACGCCGTCGTGCTGAGGGATGACGCCCGATCGACGGCCGCCCGGCTGGCCGAGGCGGCGCCCGACGGCATCGACGTCCTCATTGACATGGTGGGCGGCGAACAGCTGCGCGCGGCCATCGGGGTGGCGCGTCCAGGTGCGCGGTTCGCGCTGGTCGGAGCGCTGTCCGGGCAGCTGTCGGAGCGGGGGAGCGGCACCACGGCCCCCGTCGAGATCGACTCGTTCCAGCTCGTCGTGAAGCGGATCACGCTGCGCGGGATCAGCGGACTCGACCACCCGGAAGCCCACGCGGAGTGGAACCGGCGGTTCGGGCCGCTGCTGCGGTCCGGGGAGATCACCTTCCCCCATGTGCGCATCGCGGGCATGGACCGTGCCGCGCAGGCGTTGCACGAGGTGATGGTCGGACAGCATCTCGGCGCCGTGGTCGTGGAGTTGTAG
- a CDS encoding MFS transporter, with product MSVMTTHRLLPTAGPPRILAVAQLSNSVGDGAYYVTSALYFTYVIGLAPSRVGLGLTIAWALGSLVGVPLGRLADRRGPRGTAVVLALGTAAAVASFLLIRSFVLFLAAATLYAITQSGLAAARQALLAGLVTKEERTGVLAHLQSTLNAGLAVGAALGGLALHHGTRSAYLAVFALDAVSFVICALVLLRLPAPPPLPSAGTRGPAVLRDRPYAVITLLNAVLLLRMPLLSLGIPLWITERTQAPDWLVSALFVLNTLAVTLFQVRAARGVTGLPSAVRAVRRSGLVMCAACGVFALSAAGVPPWAAAAVLVGASLLLVLAEMLQSAGSWQISFDLAPADRIGEYQGFFGTSVTAARTLGPLLLTTLLVTWGVPGWLLLGALLLAASCAMGPAVRRAGRRVAEQAVALPVRG from the coding sequence ATGTCCGTGATGACAACGCACCGGCTTCTGCCGACCGCAGGACCGCCCCGGATCCTGGCCGTCGCCCAGCTCAGCAACTCCGTGGGAGACGGCGCCTACTACGTCACTTCGGCGCTCTACTTCACGTACGTCATCGGTCTGGCCCCGTCCAGGGTCGGCCTCGGGCTGACGATCGCCTGGGCGCTCGGCTCGCTCGTCGGTGTGCCGCTCGGACGGCTCGCCGACCGGCGGGGCCCGCGCGGAACGGCCGTCGTGCTCGCACTCGGTACGGCGGCGGCCGTGGCCTCGTTCCTGCTGATCCGGTCCTTCGTCCTGTTCCTGGCCGCTGCGACGCTGTACGCGATCACGCAGTCCGGACTCGCCGCCGCGCGCCAGGCCCTGCTGGCCGGACTCGTGACGAAGGAGGAGCGGACCGGCGTACTCGCCCATCTGCAGTCGACCCTCAACGCGGGACTGGCTGTCGGTGCCGCGCTCGGCGGTCTCGCACTGCACCACGGCACCCGGTCCGCCTATCTCGCCGTCTTCGCGCTGGACGCCGTCAGCTTCGTGATCTGCGCACTGGTCCTGCTGCGCCTGCCCGCCCCGCCGCCCCTGCCGTCGGCCGGGACCCGGGGACCTGCGGTGCTGCGCGACCGCCCCTATGCCGTGATCACGCTCCTCAACGCGGTCCTGCTGCTGCGCATGCCCCTGCTCAGCCTGGGCATTCCGCTGTGGATCACCGAGCGGACACAGGCGCCGGACTGGCTCGTGTCGGCACTGTTCGTCCTCAACACCCTCGCCGTGACGCTCTTCCAGGTGCGCGCCGCCCGGGGTGTCACCGGACTGCCCTCGGCCGTACGGGCCGTGCGGCGTTCGGGCCTCGTCATGTGCGCCGCGTGCGGGGTGTTCGCCCTGTCGGCCGCGGGCGTGCCGCCCTGGGCGGCGGCAGCGGTCCTCGTCGGTGCCTCGCTGCTGCTCGTGCTCGCGGAGATGCTCCAGTCCGCGGGCTCCTGGCAGATCAGCTTCGATCTGGCACCCGCCGACCGCATCGGCGAGTACCAGGGCTTCTTCGGTACGAGTGTGACGGCCGCCCGCACCCTGGGCCCCCTGCTGCTGACCACCCTGCTGGTGACCTGGGGGGTGCCGGGCTGGCTCCTGCTCGGCGCTCTCCTCCTCGCCGCGTCCTGCGCGATGGGCCCCGCGGTCCGCCGGGCCGGGCGAAGAGTGGCGGAGCAGGCCGTCGCCCTTCCCGTCAGGGGTTGA
- a CDS encoding VOC family protein, translating into MTVSHSQQRSPQQRSTTGASGFGAPCWASLATRDLASAQDFYGAVLAWTFRDTDLGDEFSVALSDGVPTAGLGELAATLHIANDWTPYFAVPDADVAGARIRERSGTLAVGPIDFPIGRAAIGADRDGARFGIWEGRLVADWQAWREHRPWWLDLTTPNPFEAALFYGEILDWASDRPGCCDVGYEHDDVVLRDEGRVAALITAGAEKKDTGPGSGPRWNVHFPVQDMEAALEAAARHGGRVIDRRVSARDDGATLCDPDGAVFCIAAATSPPHANGIDRM; encoded by the coding sequence GTGACCGTCTCGCATTCACAGCAGAGGTCTCCCCAGCAGAGGTCGACGACGGGCGCCTCGGGTTTCGGTGCGCCGTGCTGGGCGAGCCTCGCGACGCGTGATCTCGCCTCGGCCCAGGACTTCTACGGTGCGGTGCTGGCCTGGACGTTCCGCGACACGGACCTGGGTGACGAATTCAGCGTGGCCCTCTCCGACGGGGTGCCGACGGCCGGTCTGGGAGAGCTGGCGGCCACCCTGCACATCGCGAACGACTGGACACCGTACTTCGCCGTCCCCGACGCCGATGTGGCCGGTGCCCGTATCAGGGAACGCAGCGGAACCCTCGCCGTCGGACCGATCGACTTCCCGATCGGGCGTGCGGCGATCGGCGCCGATCGCGACGGCGCCCGGTTCGGCATCTGGGAAGGGCGGCTCGTCGCCGACTGGCAGGCGTGGCGCGAGCACCGCCCCTGGTGGCTCGACCTGACGACCCCCAACCCCTTCGAGGCCGCCCTCTTCTACGGCGAGATCCTGGACTGGGCGTCGGACCGTCCCGGCTGCTGCGACGTCGGCTACGAGCACGACGACGTGGTGCTGCGCGACGAGGGCCGCGTCGCCGCCCTGATCACCGCGGGCGCCGAGAAGAAGGACACCGGCCCGGGGAGCGGACCGCGCTGGAACGTACATTTCCCCGTGCAGGACATGGAGGCGGCGCTGGAGGCTGCGGCACGCCACGGCGGCCGGGTCATCGATCGACGCGTCTCGGCCCGCGACGACGGTGCCACCCTCTGCGACCCCGACGGGGCCGTGTTCTGTATCGCCGCGGCGACCAGCCCCCCGCATGCGAACGGCATCGACCGGATGTGA
- a CDS encoding DUF6381 family protein — protein sequence MNAASRPAGRSQQMRQKASELSQAAERTTDPEHRVRLQQKAQRLLTESEQDGNEADEWVGGR from the coding sequence ATGAACGCTGCTTCCCGGCCCGCGGGCCGTTCCCAGCAAATGCGCCAGAAGGCAAGCGAGTTGAGCCAGGCCGCGGAGCGCACGACCGACCCCGAGCACCGCGTGCGACTCCAGCAGAAGGCCCAGCGGCTCCTGACCGAGAGCGAGCAGGACGGCAACGAGGCCGACGAATGGGTCGGCGGACGGTGA
- a CDS encoding DUF3048 domain-containing protein, whose protein sequence is MHTSGIKRPVAASLAALTLVITAACAGSGGGGATPSPDGSVTPTTSAARADVLAVKIDNVAPARPPTGLENADLVYVEQVEAGLSRILAAYSSDVPSVIGPVRSARETDLELLRQFDKPTLAYSGAQSRLLPSIEAAPLDPLPPSKAPNAYFRSPDRAAPHNLYLRPEKIPHDSTDVNAAEDIGLRFAAAPAGGTPVDERTVAYPSARFTFTWSADSGRWLIGMDGSPARTASGERLGTANVLLQNVDVHPSRFRDRGGNTTPFTETVGSGSARVLRDGTAYDVSWERDTAASATEFTTNDGKPMTFADGQIWIVFVPK, encoded by the coding sequence ATGCACACCTCCGGAATCAAGAGGCCGGTCGCAGCCTCACTCGCCGCGCTCACCCTCGTCATCACGGCAGCGTGCGCCGGCTCGGGCGGAGGCGGGGCAACTCCCTCTCCGGACGGATCCGTTACGCCGACGACATCCGCTGCGCGCGCCGACGTCCTCGCTGTGAAGATCGACAACGTCGCACCCGCCCGGCCGCCGACCGGCCTGGAGAACGCCGACCTCGTCTACGTGGAGCAGGTGGAGGCAGGACTCAGCCGGATACTCGCCGCCTACTCCTCCGACGTGCCGTCCGTGATCGGCCCCGTACGCAGCGCCCGCGAGACGGATCTGGAACTGCTGAGGCAGTTCGACAAGCCCACGCTCGCCTACTCCGGCGCCCAGTCACGACTCCTGCCGTCGATCGAGGCGGCCCCGCTCGACCCGCTGCCTCCGTCGAAGGCGCCGAACGCCTACTTCCGCAGCCCCGACCGTGCTGCACCGCACAATCTCTATCTGCGCCCCGAGAAGATTCCGCACGACTCCACCGACGTGAACGCGGCCGAGGACATCGGGCTCCGCTTCGCTGCCGCACCGGCGGGCGGCACACCCGTCGACGAGCGCACCGTGGCCTACCCGTCGGCACGCTTCACCTTCACCTGGTCCGCGGACAGCGGCCGTTGGCTGATCGGCATGGACGGCAGCCCGGCTCGAACGGCCTCCGGAGAACGGCTCGGAACGGCCAACGTGCTCCTGCAGAACGTGGACGTGCACCCCTCCCGGTTCCGGGACCGGGGCGGGAACACCACGCCCTTCACCGAGACCGTGGGCTCCGGCTCCGCTCGTGTCCTGCGCGACGGCACGGCGTACGACGTCTCATGGGAGCGGGACACAGCCGCTTCGGCGACCGAGTTCACCACCAACGACGGCAAGCCGATGACGTTCGCCGACGGCCAGATCTGGATCGTGTTCGTACCGAAGTGA
- a CDS encoding GNAT family N-acetyltransferase, with translation MAEREAVIRPLGRPGDLGWVVMAHGELYAREFGWDTGFEALVARIVADYTDEKDPGPQEAWIAEVDGVRVGCVFCVRGDERTAKLRLLLVDPAARGLSLGRRLVEECLRFAGETGYEGITLWTNDVLGSARRIYQQQGFELVAEEAHHSFGHDLVGQTWQRPL, from the coding sequence ATGGCAGAGCGCGAAGCAGTCATCCGGCCGTTGGGCCGGCCCGGGGACCTCGGCTGGGTGGTGATGGCGCACGGCGAGCTCTACGCGAGGGAGTTCGGCTGGGACACCGGCTTCGAGGCGCTCGTGGCCCGGATCGTCGCCGACTACACCGACGAGAAGGACCCCGGACCGCAGGAGGCGTGGATCGCCGAGGTCGACGGGGTGCGGGTCGGCTGCGTCTTCTGCGTACGCGGCGACGAGCGAACCGCGAAGCTGCGTCTGCTGCTCGTCGATCCCGCCGCGCGTGGACTGAGCCTGGGGCGTCGTCTGGTCGAGGAGTGCCTGCGCTTCGCGGGGGAGACCGGGTACGAGGGGATCACCCTGTGGACCAACGACGTCCTCGGCTCGGCCCGGCGCATCTATCAGCAGCAGGGTTTCGAGCTGGTCGCCGAGGAGGCCCACCACAGCTTCGGGCACGACCTCGTCGGCCAGACCTGGCAGCGCCCGCTGTAG
- a CDS encoding TetR/AcrR family transcriptional regulator, which yields MTRSATNPSPRQQELLEAAYAYALRSGLGDLSLRPLAEEIGSSPRVLLYLFGSKDGLIRALLARARADELAVVQELTDARERPEGLEPVARELWRWLSEDAHRGLLTLWVESYARSLIDPAGPWSGFARDTVGDWLTLLAAGQPPGIRGTEAGRAQCTLVLAVLRGALLDLLATGDTARTSAAVHLQLAAIK from the coding sequence GTGACCCGATCCGCGACAAACCCCTCACCACGACAGCAGGAACTCCTGGAAGCGGCGTACGCGTACGCCCTGCGCAGCGGCCTGGGCGACCTGTCCCTGCGCCCGCTCGCCGAGGAGATCGGCTCCAGCCCCCGCGTCCTGCTCTACCTCTTCGGCAGCAAGGACGGCCTGATCCGCGCCCTGCTCGCGCGGGCCAGGGCCGACGAGCTGGCCGTCGTCCAGGAACTCACCGACGCGCGGGAGCGGCCCGAAGGTCTGGAGCCGGTCGCCCGTGAGCTCTGGCGGTGGCTGTCCGAGGACGCCCACCGCGGCCTGCTGACGCTCTGGGTCGAGAGCTACGCCCGCTCCCTCATCGACCCGGCAGGCCCCTGGTCCGGATTCGCCCGCGACACGGTCGGCGACTGGCTCACGCTGCTCGCCGCCGGCCAGCCCCCCGGGATCCGCGGCACCGAAGCCGGGCGCGCACAGTGCACGCTCGTGCTGGCCGTCCTGCGGGGAGCGCTGCTGGATCTGCTCGCCACCGGCGACACCGCGCGCACGAGCGCGGCGGTCCACCTCCAGCTGGCCGCGATAAAGTGA
- a CDS encoding formylglycine-generating enzyme family protein, with the protein MDAETGYEMTTVPPGTVTLSDRRTQRRWSVGISPFELAAVPVTQARYAQVTGGRPSTAHGDRLPVEGVSWLDAVRFCNALSGAEGLTPAYGIRGDDAQDVEWDASADGYRLPTEAEWEHACRAGTTDARYGRLDEIAWHRGNSQERMHEVGGKQPNAWGLHDMLGNVWEWCWDVYDPEVYGTYRVLRGGGWFDERWSCRASVRRRSHPTFRIDDVGFRLARSVAR; encoded by the coding sequence ATGGATGCGGAAACGGGATACGAGATGACCACCGTCCCCCCGGGGACGGTGACGCTGTCCGACCGGCGGACGCAGCGCCGTTGGTCGGTCGGGATCTCCCCGTTCGAGCTCGCCGCGGTCCCGGTCACCCAGGCGCGGTACGCACAGGTCACCGGCGGGCGGCCGAGCACCGCGCACGGTGACCGGCTGCCCGTCGAGGGCGTTTCGTGGCTGGACGCGGTCCGGTTCTGCAACGCCCTGTCCGGCGCCGAGGGGCTGACGCCCGCGTACGGCATCCGCGGGGACGACGCCCAGGACGTCGAGTGGGACGCCTCCGCCGACGGATACCGGCTGCCGACCGAGGCCGAGTGGGAGCACGCCTGCCGTGCGGGGACGACGGACGCGCGGTACGGCCGCCTCGACGAGATCGCCTGGCATCGCGGCAACTCGCAGGAGCGGATGCACGAGGTCGGCGGCAAGCAGCCCAACGCGTGGGGCCTGCACGACATGCTGGGCAACGTGTGGGAGTGGTGCTGGGACGTCTACGACCCCGAGGTCTACGGAACCTACCGAGTGCTGCGCGGCGGTGGCTGGTTCGACGAACGGTGGAGCTGCCGGGCGTCGGTACGCCGCCGCAGCCACCCGACGTTCCGGATCGACGACGTGGGTTTCCGCCTCGCACGGTCCGTCGCGCGGTGA
- a CDS encoding Zn-ribbon domain-containing OB-fold protein, with the protein MSQPGSGTATAVRERTGLIYQRCRWCGTASFRRLLCPVCASSDLESEQSTGYGVVVRATVVHRYTELARNESLVRFPEGFMFRCRVIGTPPQLIWPGARVRPASGADLSAGEVVLETVDKVVHDEWR; encoded by the coding sequence GTGTCCCAGCCAGGAAGCGGTACCGCTACGGCGGTGCGCGAGAGAACCGGTCTCATCTATCAGCGTTGCCGTTGGTGCGGAACAGCCTCCTTCCGGCGGCTCCTGTGTCCCGTCTGCGCATCGAGCGACCTGGAATCAGAGCAGAGCACCGGCTACGGGGTCGTGGTCCGGGCGACGGTGGTGCACCGCTACACCGAATTGGCGCGCAACGAGTCCCTCGTTCGGTTCCCCGAGGGCTTCATGTTCCGCTGCCGCGTCATCGGCACCCCGCCGCAGCTGATCTGGCCCGGTGCACGGGTGCGCCCGGCGTCCGGTGCCGACCTGAGCGCAGGCGAAGTGGTCCTGGAGACGGTCGACAAGGTCGTCCACGACGAGTGGCGCTGA
- a CDS encoding TetR family transcriptional regulator, producing MRQALAEVAFQLFLERGFEQTTVDDIVARAGVGRRSFFRYFPSKEDAVFPDHERCLADMTALLEERRDDPDPVGAVCDAARLVMRMYAANPEFSVQRYGLTQEVPGLRTYELSVVRRYERTLAGYLRGRWAEASEGGLRADVVAAAVVAAHNNALRSWLRSGGVGDAEVAVDQALGLVRDVWGKAAGLPAAAGAADRGTDRAEGRGAGGDVQVDAGGDVIVMVAAKGAPMWRVVQQIECALGSG from the coding sequence ATGCGGCAGGCGCTCGCCGAGGTCGCCTTCCAGCTGTTCCTGGAGCGCGGCTTCGAGCAGACCACGGTGGACGACATCGTGGCGCGGGCGGGCGTCGGGCGCCGCTCGTTCTTCCGGTACTTCCCGTCGAAGGAGGACGCGGTCTTCCCCGACCACGAGCGCTGTCTGGCCGACATGACCGCACTCCTGGAGGAGCGGCGCGACGATCCCGATCCGGTCGGCGCGGTGTGCGACGCCGCCCGGCTCGTCATGCGGATGTACGCGGCGAACCCCGAATTCTCCGTACAGCGCTACGGGCTGACGCAGGAGGTTCCTGGGCTGCGCACGTACGAGCTGTCCGTGGTGCGCCGGTACGAACGCACGCTGGCCGGCTATCTGCGCGGGCGCTGGGCCGAGGCGTCCGAAGGTGGTCTGCGGGCCGACGTGGTGGCCGCCGCGGTCGTGGCCGCGCACAACAACGCGCTGCGGTCCTGGCTCCGTTCGGGTGGAGTGGGCGACGCGGAGGTCGCCGTGGACCAGGCCCTCGGTCTGGTGCGTGACGTATGGGGGAAGGCGGCCGGACTGCCGGCAGCCGCGGGGGCCGCGGACCGGGGTACGGACCGTGCCGAGGGCCGGGGCGCGGGCGGGGACGTGCAGGTGGACGCGGGTGGCGACGTGATCGTCATGGTGGCCGCGAAGGGCGCCCCGATGTGGCGGGTGGTGCAGCAGATCGAGTGCGCTCTCGGCTCCGGCTGA
- a CDS encoding electron transfer flavoprotein subunit beta/FixA family protein: MSLRIVVCVKHVPDATGDRHFADDLTVDREDVDGLLSELDEYAVEQALQIADGADDAVVTVVTVGPEDAKDALRKALSMGADKAVHVEDDDLHGSDVMATSLVLAKAIEKTGYDLVIAGMASTDGTMGVLPAILAERLGVPQVTLLSEVKVEGTVVTGRRDGDSASELLEASLPAVVSVTDQSGEARYPSFKGIMAAKKKPVESLDLEDLDIEADEVGLAGSWTVVDTATQRPARTAGTIVKDEGEGGKQLAEFLAGQKFI; this comes from the coding sequence GTGAGCTTGAGGATCGTTGTCTGTGTGAAGCATGTGCCCGACGCGACTGGTGACCGGCATTTCGCCGATGACCTGACGGTGGACCGTGAGGATGTGGACGGTCTGTTGTCGGAGCTGGATGAGTATGCGGTGGAGCAGGCGCTGCAGATCGCGGATGGTGCGGATGATGCCGTGGTCACGGTGGTGACGGTGGGTCCGGAGGACGCGAAGGACGCGTTGCGCAAGGCGTTGTCGATGGGTGCGGACAAGGCTGTGCATGTCGAGGACGACGATCTTCATGGTTCCGATGTGATGGCGACGTCGCTGGTGCTGGCGAAGGCGATCGAGAAGACGGGTTACGACCTGGTGATCGCCGGTATGGCCTCGACGGACGGCACGATGGGTGTGCTCCCGGCGATCCTCGCGGAGCGGCTGGGTGTCCCGCAGGTCACGCTGCTGTCCGAGGTCAAGGTCGAGGGCACTGTCGTGACCGGGCGTCGTGACGGTGACAGTGCCTCGGAGCTGCTGGAGGCCTCGCTCCCGGCGGTGGTCTCGGTGACCGACCAGTCCGGCGAGGCGCGTTACCCCTCGTTCAAGGGGATCATGGCGGCGAAGAAGAAGCCGGTGGAGTCCCTGGACCTGGAGGACCTGGACATCGAGGCGGACGAGGTCGGTCTCGCGGGTTCCTGGACCGTGGTGGACACCGCGACCCAGCGCCCGGCCCGCACCGCGGGCACGATCGTGAAGGACGAGGGCGAGGGCGGCAAGCAGCTCGCCGAGTTCCTCGCGGGCCAGAAGTTCATCTAG
- a CDS encoding electron transfer flavoprotein subunit alpha/FixB family protein, whose product MAEVLVYVDHVDGAVRKPTLELLTLARRIGDPVALALGTNAAQTATVLAEHGAVKVLTAEAPEFAEYLVVPKVDALHAAYQAVSPTAVLVPSSAEGKEIAARLAVRTGSGLITDAIDLEAGEQGPVATQAAFAASFTTKSRISKGTPVITVKPNSAPVEAAPAAGTVENLPVTFSAQATGTKVTSRTPRESTGRPELTEAAIVVSGGRGVNGAENFHIIEALADSLGAAVGASRAAVDAGWYPHTNQVGQTGKSVSPQLYIASGISGAIQHRAGMQTSKTIVAINKDAEAPIFDLVDYGIVGDLFTVVPQLTQEIHTRKG is encoded by the coding sequence ATGGCTGAAGTCCTCGTCTACGTCGATCATGTCGATGGTGCCGTCCGCAAGCCCACCCTGGAGCTGCTGACCCTGGCCCGCCGGATCGGTGACCCGGTCGCCCTCGCGCTCGGCACGAACGCCGCGCAGACCGCGACGGTCCTGGCCGAGCACGGCGCGGTCAAGGTCCTGACCGCCGAGGCCCCCGAGTTCGCCGAGTACCTCGTCGTTCCCAAGGTCGACGCCCTGCACGCCGCCTACCAGGCCGTGTCCCCGACCGCCGTGCTGGTCCCCTCGTCCGCCGAGGGCAAGGAGATCGCCGCCCGCCTCGCGGTCCGCACCGGCTCGGGCCTCATCACCGACGCGATCGACCTCGAAGCCGGCGAGCAGGGCCCCGTCGCCACCCAGGCCGCGTTCGCCGCGTCCTTCACCACCAAGTCCCGTATCTCCAAGGGCACCCCCGTCATCACCGTGAAGCCGAACTCCGCCCCCGTCGAGGCCGCACCCGCCGCCGGCACCGTGGAGAACCTGCCCGTCACCTTCTCCGCCCAGGCCACCGGCACCAAGGTCACCTCCCGCACCCCCCGCGAATCCACCGGCCGCCCCGAGCTCACCGAAGCCGCGATCGTCGTCTCCGGCGGACGCGGCGTCAACGGCGCGGAGAACTTCCACATCATCGAAGCCCTCGCCGACTCCCTCGGCGCAGCCGTCGGCGCCTCCCGCGCCGCCGTCGACGCCGGCTGGTACCCCCACACCAACCAGGTCGGCCAGACCGGCAAGTCCGTCTCCCCCCAGCTCTACATCGCCTCCGGCATCTCCGGCGCCATCCAGCACCGCGCAGGCATGCAGACCTCCAAGACCATCGTCGCGATCAACAAGGACGCCGAAGCCCCCATCTTCGACCTCGTCGACTACGGCATCGTCGGAGACCTCTTCACCGTCGTCCCCCAACTCACCCAGGAAATCCACACCCGCAAGGGCTGA
- a CDS encoding type A2 lantipeptide, with protein sequence MNFTPQVETAEISDADLDNVSGGLVGGVLGNVTATADSIAPVSGIVGSVTGVNTGAVSGLATGLVSGL encoded by the coding sequence ATGAACTTCACCCCCCAGGTCGAGACCGCCGAGATTTCCGACGCCGACCTCGACAACGTCTCCGGCGGCCTCGTGGGCGGCGTGCTCGGCAACGTCACCGCCACGGCCGACTCGATCGCCCCGGTCTCCGGCATCGTCGGTTCGGTCACCGGTGTGAACACCGGTGCCGTCAGCGGTCTGGCCACCGGTCTCGTCTCCGGTCTCTGA